In the genome of Blastocatellia bacterium, one region contains:
- the rpsT gene encoding 30S ribosomal protein S20, with protein sequence MPRTQSAIRQMRKNERRREINRRNRSRLRTAIKKLRAALQAGAVEEAKQLLPRTLSIIDNSVHKGILHRNAAARYKSRLMAHVHRLIRASSTVTQAQ encoded by the coding sequence ATGCCACGAACACAATCGGCCATCCGGCAGATGCGCAAAAACGAGCGCCGACGCGAAATCAATCGGCGGAATCGCAGCCGCCTGCGGACGGCGATCAAAAAACTCCGCGCAGCTCTCCAGGCAGGTGCGGTCGAAGAAGCCAAGCAGCTCCTGCCCCGGACGCTCTCGATCATTGATAACTCGGTCCACAAGGGCATTCTCCATCGAAATGCGGCAGCCCGATACAAATCGCGTTTGATGGCTCATGTTCATCGGCTCATTCGTGCCTCCTCGACCGTGACGCAGGCGCAGTGA
- a CDS encoding diphthine--ammonia ligase: MKERVLVSWSGGKDSSMALYEIQKTGQYEIVALVTTVTDGYDRISMHGVRRSLLERQVESLGLPLHTIHLSMNATNEEYESKMKAALEEYRRNGVQTVVFGDIFLEDIRRYREDFLSKIGMKGAFPIWRRDTNELARTFITMGFKAIVVCVDTKVLDRSFAGQMIEEEFLRRLPPGVDPCGENGEFHSFVFDGPIFTRPVTFTIGETVLRDSFCFRDLVPA, from the coding sequence ATGAAAGAAAGAGTGCTCGTCTCATGGAGCGGTGGGAAAGATAGCTCGATGGCGCTCTATGAGATTCAAAAAACCGGTCAGTACGAGATTGTAGCCTTGGTCACCACGGTGACCGACGGTTACGACCGAATCAGTATGCACGGCGTGCGTCGCAGTCTTCTCGAACGTCAAGTGGAATCCCTCGGCCTGCCGCTGCATACGATTCACCTTTCGATGAACGCGACGAACGAAGAATACGAGTCGAAAATGAAGGCGGCGCTTGAGGAGTATCGGAGAAACGGCGTCCAGACGGTCGTCTTCGGCGACATCTTTCTGGAAGACATACGAAGGTATCGAGAGGACTTTCTCTCGAAAATAGGAATGAAAGGGGCATTTCCGATCTGGAGGCGCGATACGAATGAACTGGCACGAACTTTCATCACCATGGGGTTCAAAGCGATAGTGGTGTGCGTGGACACAAAAGTTCTCGATCGTTCTTTTGCCGGGCAGATGATCGAGGAGGAATTTTTGCGTCGGCTTCCTCCCGGGGTGGACCCCTGTGGCGAAAACGGAGAGTTTCACTCGTTTGTCTTTGATGGCCCGATCTTCACCCGTCCGGTGACGTTCACCATCGGCGAGACCGTCCTCAGAGATTCCTTTTGCTTTCGCGATTTAGTCCCGGCATAA
- the lysC gene encoding lysine-sensitive aspartokinase 3 → MIIMKFGGTSVEDARAITRVTDIVREHLRDRPIVVLSAIAGMTDGLIAMAHQAAEGREAEAQAVLAHLRERHETIVTELDLSEETRETLRAEIEHHFEQLAHLVRGLAILGELTPRSLDTICSYGELLSTLIVARAMLERGIPARWLDARQIILTDEMFGRATPLLEKIEGKVNEHLRPLWEQGYVPVTQGYIGATERGVTTTLGRGGSDFTAALLGAALGAREIQIWTDVDGMLTADPRLVPTALRVKWLSFAEAAELAYFGAKVLHPSTILPAISKNIPVRILNSRKPHLSGTLITSEIPSAAGCVKSIACKQGITMINVYSTRMLMAYGFLRRIFEVFERHRTSVDLVSTSEVNVSVTVDRPDDVQAIVADLSTFSHVTVERDKAIVCVVGEQLKYTPGIAGRVFKAIEDTNVYMISQGASEINLSFVVDEADLPQVVQTLHREFFSTVPGEIFE, encoded by the coding sequence ATGATCATCATGAAGTTCGGCGGCACATCGGTTGAAGATGCTCGAGCGATTACCCGCGTGACGGATATTGTCCGAGAGCATTTGCGCGATCGTCCGATCGTCGTTCTCTCGGCCATTGCCGGGATGACCGACGGATTGATCGCGATGGCTCACCAGGCCGCCGAGGGACGGGAGGCAGAGGCGCAGGCGGTGCTCGCGCACCTGCGCGAACGTCATGAGACGATCGTCACCGAGCTTGATCTGAGCGAGGAAACGCGCGAGACGCTCCGAGCGGAGATCGAGCACCACTTCGAGCAACTGGCGCATCTCGTGCGCGGCCTGGCCATCCTCGGCGAACTCACTCCACGATCGCTCGATACCATCTGCTCCTACGGGGAGCTTCTGTCCACCCTCATCGTGGCCCGCGCCATGCTCGAGCGAGGGATTCCAGCCCGATGGCTCGATGCCCGACAGATCATCCTCACCGATGAGATGTTCGGTCGCGCCACACCCCTTCTGGAGAAGATCGAGGGAAAAGTGAACGAACATCTCCGCCCCCTCTGGGAACAAGGATACGTGCCGGTCACACAAGGGTATATCGGAGCCACCGAGCGAGGAGTGACGACCACTTTGGGGCGGGGAGGATCCGACTTCACGGCGGCTTTGCTGGGAGCCGCTCTTGGAGCCCGTGAGATTCAGATCTGGACCGACGTGGATGGAATGCTCACGGCGGATCCTCGTCTCGTCCCAACGGCCCTGCGGGTGAAGTGGCTCTCTTTTGCCGAAGCCGCGGAGCTGGCCTACTTCGGAGCCAAGGTCCTCCACCCCAGCACCATTCTCCCCGCCATCAGCAAGAATATTCCCGTGCGCATTCTCAACTCGCGCAAGCCGCATCTGAGCGGCACGCTCATCACCTCGGAGATCCCCTCGGCAGCCGGCTGCGTGAAATCCATCGCCTGCAAACAGGGCATCACCATGATCAACGTCTACTCCACCCGAATGCTCATGGCCTACGGATTCCTACGACGAATCTTCGAGGTCTTTGAACGGCATCGAACCTCGGTGGATCTGGTTTCCACGTCCGAAGTCAACGTCTCGGTTACCGTTGACCGTCCCGATGACGTTCAAGCGATCGTGGCCGATCTAAGCACCTTCTCCCACGTCACGGTCGAGCGGGACAAAGCCATCGTTTGCGTCGTCGGCGAACAGCTCAAGTACACGCCGGGAATCGCCGGGAGAGTCTTCAAGGCCATCGAGGACACGAACGTCTACATGATCTCGCAGGGGGCCTCCGAAATTAACCTGAGCTTCGTCGTTGACGAGGCCGATCTCCCACAGGTCGTGCAAACGCTTCACCGGGAATTCTTCAGCACCGTTCCCGGCGAGATCTTCGAATGA
- a CDS encoding choice-of-anchor D domain-containing protein, whose amino-acid sequence MARVYRRSFPFEIRSLALGYFGPRRNSPMDIALLGSDGSIHFLTSPTEADESGVSFPLEQWSFVTFSFDHPLGMGPDRSPLFLRAKVSSRPSDDLILFDEADSQIHILTPQGDGSVPIASADGDPEGNVTRRERSFSVVSLDEVADPPIAALTLRLNADALGDLVILHERTMTPTVVLTAAPRRFTVTTTNDSGVGSLRQAILDANANPGADTIAFNIPGSGTRTIALTSPLPSITEAVTIDGTTQPSGRVEINGDRAGRAATGLILAGGNIVVRGLTITRFHYDPVKLLALDFIGAGGSAIRIDSSNNIVEGNFLGTTATGATDAGNDLAGVLVTGSNNTIGGTRDTARNILSGNLVGVGLATSGATGNQVIGNYIGTDPSGTTAIPNSAGVVILGASGNTIGGTATGARNVISGNRKAPPLANLPLAGGVALISYQSFTGTSGNLIQGNYIGPTRAGTAALGNGVTNGRIPGAGIFIGSATNNTIGGTTAAARNIISGNNGYGIVLGTANGDGASGNVIQGNAIGTQADGRTALSNTSHGLFITASSSGNLIGGTDPGAGNIIAFNGGAGVVVESGTRNGILANVIFSNERLGIDLGGNGVTRNDSDDQDAGANDLQNFPELIVAASSSSRTTVRGRLTGAANATYTLEFFSNTNCDPSRFGEGESFAGSARVTTDASGTVNFTVTLTPVLTAGRFLTATATDAANNTSEFSPCLEVVRTGQPDINVPTSLAFDRVTVGQTAERSLPVANDGDANLVITSLSVDSPQFSVVTSGLPLTIEAGDQRTITVRFNPTVVGNHSGQLTITSNDPNESRTVVELTGEGIPTAPEIEVTPSALDFGTVTPGRTKELTLTLRNAGTAALRVTTLALESSGSSFTLVSPAAPFDLAPSAERSVVVRFAPTGPGEQTDTLVIVSNDADEATVRVPLTGVGMPRTLSILGSEAAPGAQVTVPVMLSDGSMISALRFTITFDKAVVSVPMPEAVAAGPLLPQGFSLSANVSVPGQVTVLITPPLQTPLPTLPPDSGAVAMITFQIAFTAPGGTQTPLRLASASASDPQARGLSLALKDGMIAISEVLPGDTTQDGQINEQDVVRLILHLTGESPLTGRALRAADTNCDGRVTEQDLVRLILHLTGERLLSPSCSTPPS is encoded by the coding sequence GCGAAACTCACCGATGGACATCGCTTTGCTCGGCAGCGACGGGTCCATCCATTTTCTGACCTCGCCGACGGAAGCCGATGAGAGCGGCGTGTCCTTCCCTCTCGAGCAGTGGTCCTTCGTCACGTTTTCGTTCGATCACCCGCTGGGAATGGGACCAGATCGCTCGCCTCTCTTTCTGCGGGCCAAAGTCTCCAGTCGTCCGAGCGATGATCTCATTCTCTTTGACGAAGCCGATTCTCAGATTCACATCCTGACGCCTCAGGGCGATGGGTCCGTCCCGATCGCTTCTGCCGACGGTGATCCGGAGGGAAATGTCACTCGACGGGAACGTTCGTTCTCAGTGGTGAGTCTGGATGAAGTAGCCGATCCTCCGATTGCTGCTCTGACGCTGCGATTAAATGCCGACGCGCTTGGTGATCTCGTGATCCTTCACGAGCGCACGATGACTCCAACGGTGGTTCTCACGGCCGCTCCCCGGAGATTCACGGTGACGACGACCAACGACAGTGGCGTGGGTTCGCTCCGTCAGGCCATTCTCGATGCCAATGCCAATCCGGGAGCCGATACAATTGCCTTCAACATCCCGGGAAGTGGCACGCGCACAATCGCCCTCACCTCACCGCTGCCCAGCATCACTGAAGCCGTGACCATTGACGGAACAACACAACCGTCCGGACGGGTGGAGATCAACGGAGATCGCGCCGGTCGAGCGGCCACGGGCTTGATTCTGGCCGGGGGGAATATCGTTGTCCGAGGACTGACCATCACCCGATTTCACTACGATCCGGTGAAGCTTCTGGCCCTGGATTTCATCGGAGCGGGCGGCAGCGCCATTCGCATTGACTCGAGCAACAATATCGTTGAGGGCAACTTTCTCGGCACCACCGCCACCGGCGCTACGGATGCCGGGAATGATCTGGCCGGCGTACTCGTCACGGGATCGAACAACACGATTGGGGGGACGCGCGATACGGCACGCAACATCCTCTCGGGGAATCTCGTCGGCGTGGGCTTAGCGACGAGCGGGGCGACGGGGAACCAGGTGATCGGCAACTACATCGGCACCGATCCCAGCGGAACGACGGCGATTCCGAACTCCGCCGGCGTCGTCATCCTCGGCGCGTCGGGCAACACCATCGGTGGGACGGCTACAGGAGCCCGCAACGTGATTTCGGGCAATCGCAAGGCTCCTCCGCTGGCGAACCTTCCTCTGGCTGGTGGCGTGGCGCTCATCAGCTACCAATCGTTCACCGGCACGTCGGGCAATCTCATCCAGGGCAACTATATCGGTCCCACGCGCGCGGGCACAGCGGCGCTCGGGAACGGCGTGACCAACGGGCGCATTCCCGGTGCCGGCATCTTCATCGGCAGCGCGACCAATAACACGATCGGAGGAACGACGGCAGCCGCCCGGAACATCATTTCCGGCAATAACGGCTATGGCATCGTCCTCGGCACGGCCAACGGCGACGGGGCCAGTGGCAACGTCATTCAAGGAAACGCTATCGGTACTCAGGCCGACGGTCGTACAGCGTTGAGTAATACCTCTCATGGCCTTTTCATCACGGCGTCCTCCAGCGGGAACCTCATCGGCGGCACCGATCCCGGTGCCGGAAACATCATCGCGTTTAACGGGGGCGCCGGTGTCGTGGTGGAATCCGGCACTCGAAACGGGATTCTCGCCAATGTGATCTTTTCCAATGAGCGACTGGGAATTGATCTCGGAGGTAACGGTGTGACGCGCAACGATTCCGATGATCAAGATGCGGGGGCCAATGATCTGCAGAACTTCCCGGAATTGATCGTCGCCGCCTCGTCGAGCAGTCGCACCACTGTGCGCGGACGCCTGACGGGTGCCGCCAATGCCACGTACACGCTGGAGTTTTTCTCCAACACCAACTGTGACCCCTCACGCTTTGGCGAAGGCGAGAGCTTCGCCGGTTCCGCTCGCGTGACGACGGACGCCTCAGGCACGGTCAATTTCACCGTCACGCTCACTCCCGTTCTCACGGCGGGACGATTCCTCACCGCCACGGCGACCGATGCCGCCAACAATACGTCCGAGTTCTCGCCGTGCCTCGAAGTGGTGCGAACGGGGCAGCCCGATATCAACGTTCCCACGAGTCTCGCCTTTGATCGCGTCACGGTGGGTCAGACGGCGGAGCGCTCCCTGCCGGTGGCCAACGACGGGGATGCCAATCTGGTGATCACCAGCCTCTCGGTGGACAGCCCTCAGTTTTCGGTCGTCACGTCGGGATTGCCGCTGACCATCGAAGCGGGAGATCAACGCACCATCACCGTCCGTTTCAACCCGACGGTGGTGGGGAATCACTCCGGGCAATTGACGATTACGAGTAACGATCCCAACGAATCGCGCACCGTGGTCGAGTTGACCGGCGAAGGCATCCCGACAGCGCCGGAGATCGAAGTGACGCCGAGTGCGCTCGACTTCGGCACTGTGACGCCCGGGCGCACAAAGGAGTTAACGCTCACCCTGCGCAATGCGGGGACGGCCGCGCTGCGCGTCACAACGCTGGCGCTGGAGAGTTCCGGCAGTTCGTTCACCCTGGTTTCTCCGGCGGCTCCTTTCGATCTTGCTCCTTCGGCAGAGCGGTCTGTCGTTGTTCGTTTCGCTCCCACCGGCCCGGGGGAGCAGACCGACACCCTCGTGATCGTCAGTAATGATGCCGATGAAGCTACCGTGCGCGTTCCCCTCACCGGCGTGGGCATGCCCCGCACGTTGAGCATTCTCGGCAGCGAAGCGGCTCCCGGAGCCCAGGTGACGGTTCCGGTGATGCTGAGTGACGGGAGCATGATCTCGGCGTTGCGATTCACCATTACCTTCGATAAGGCCGTTGTGTCGGTGCCGATGCCTGAAGCTGTCGCCGCTGGCCCACTCTTACCCCAGGGGTTCTCCTTGAGCGCCAACGTCAGCGTGCCCGGACAGGTCACGGTCCTGATCACGCCGCCGCTCCAGACGCCATTGCCGACGCTTCCTCCGGACAGCGGGGCCGTCGCCATGATCACTTTTCAAATCGCCTTCACGGCTCCCGGAGGCACGCAGACTCCACTGCGATTGGCTTCGGCTTCGGCCTCAGATCCACAGGCGCGCGGCCTCTCCCTCGCGCTCAAGGATGGAATGATCGCCATTAGCGAGGTGCTTCCCGGTGACACCACTCAGGATGGACAAATCAACGAGCAGGACGTTGTGCGCCTGATCCTTCATCTCACCGGCGAGAGTCCGCTTACGGGGCGGGCCCTTCGGGCCGCCGATACCAATTGCGATGGAAGAGTCACAGAACAGGACCTCGTCCGCCTTATTCTCCATCTGACGGGCGAGCGGCTGCTGTCGCCCAGTTGTTCCACTCCGCCGTCATGA
- a CDS encoding pyridoxine 5'-phosphate synthase, with protein MRLNVNIDHVATVRQARRHIEPSVAMAAMICELAGADGITIHLRGDRRHIQDGDVRLLRQMVTTFLNVEMAATDEMVQIAREVKPDKVTLVPENPGEITTEGGLDVVKGGRELARAVERLTEAGIRVSLFIDPVADQIEAARATGAQEIEICTAVYADYTTPPSPFFRRAIPYDPARGQQECERIREAARRARSLGLSVAAGHGLTYRNVRAIAAIDEIEELNIGHNIIARAVLVGLERAVREMVELIRRVR; from the coding sequence ATGAGGCTGAATGTGAACATTGATCATGTCGCAACGGTTCGCCAGGCGCGACGGCATATCGAGCCGAGCGTGGCCATGGCAGCAATGATCTGTGAGCTGGCCGGAGCTGACGGCATCACCATTCACCTTCGTGGGGATCGCCGCCACATTCAGGACGGGGACGTTCGACTCCTCCGCCAGATGGTGACGACTTTTCTCAATGTCGAAATGGCCGCCACCGACGAGATGGTGCAGATCGCCCGCGAGGTCAAACCGGACAAAGTGACGCTCGTCCCGGAAAATCCCGGTGAGATCACCACCGAGGGCGGACTCGATGTCGTCAAAGGCGGACGCGAGCTGGCTCGTGCGGTTGAACGGCTGACGGAAGCGGGCATTCGCGTCAGCCTCTTCATTGATCCGGTGGCCGATCAGATCGAGGCGGCACGGGCCACGGGAGCACAGGAAATTGAAATCTGCACCGCCGTCTACGCCGACTACACGACCCCGCCGTCCCCTTTCTTTCGTCGAGCGATCCCTTATGATCCGGCTCGCGGACAGCAGGAGTGCGAGCGTATCCGTGAAGCGGCGCGTCGGGCTCGTTCGCTTGGACTCAGCGTGGCCGCCGGTCACGGATTGACCTATCGGAACGTTCGGGCCATCGCCGCCATTGACGAGATCGAGGAACTCAACATCGGACACAATATCATCGCGCGGGCCGTGCTGGTCGGCCTGGAACGGGCCGTGCGGGAGATGGTCGAACTGATCCGTCGGGTGCGCTGA
- a CDS encoding N-acetylmuramoyl-L-alanine amidase-like domain-containing protein yields MSGRKTFHDRRTLAEVNRLLRRIGAEAAVGERMKTIARLLHGRPYRENPLVGSADSPEVFTFSLRAFDCVTYIETVLALALARSARDFLRWLRRIRYRNGRVTWRDRHHYMVEWIRANARQGVIADLTRGPMTVSRSKTLAVVAGRAPRRVRFRLFPKRMIGRIAPQMRDGDLLFFASTRKYLDVFHVGLVFVGADGITLSHAARSRGQVIEQPLEHFLRENRMAGVLWVRPRRPENRAVRRARADGAPIGRRR; encoded by the coding sequence ATGTCGGGACGGAAAACCTTCCACGATCGGCGCACGCTGGCGGAGGTGAACCGGTTGCTGCGGCGCATTGGGGCGGAAGCGGCGGTTGGTGAGCGGATGAAAACGATTGCTCGACTCCTGCACGGACGCCCCTATCGTGAGAACCCGCTCGTCGGTTCGGCCGATTCGCCCGAGGTATTTACCTTCTCGCTGCGCGCATTCGATTGTGTGACGTATATCGAAACGGTTCTGGCGCTGGCGCTGGCCCGGTCGGCCAGAGATTTCCTCCGATGGCTTCGGAGGATCCGCTACCGGAATGGTCGCGTCACCTGGCGCGACCGCCACCACTACATGGTGGAGTGGATTCGGGCCAATGCCCGTCAGGGGGTGATCGCCGATCTCACGCGCGGTCCGATGACGGTCTCCCGCTCGAAAACGCTCGCCGTTGTTGCCGGGCGTGCGCCCCGGCGCGTCCGCTTCCGCCTCTTTCCCAAGAGGATGATCGGGCGGATCGCCCCGCAGATGCGCGATGGCGATCTGCTGTTTTTCGCCTCGACACGGAAATATCTCGATGTCTTTCATGTCGGCCTTGTTTTCGTCGGCGCCGATGGCATCACGCTGAGTCATGCTGCGCGGAGTCGAGGGCAGGTCATCGAACAACCTCTCGAACATTTTCTTCGGGAGAATCGAATGGCCGGAGTGCTCTGGGTCCGTCCGCGACGGCCCGAGAATCGGGCGGTTCGTCGTGCGCGAGCGGACGGCGCACCCATCGGTCGGCGGCGATGA
- the selD gene encoding selenide, water dikinase SelD, whose product MLSHGAGUACKLSQQDLVEVLATLTPVEDPRVLIGAGSSDDVGVYLLNETTALVLTTDFFTPVVDDPYAFGAIAVANSLSDLYAKGVDPLVALNLVGFPSKKLPLRILSEILRGGADKAREAGVPILGGHTVDDVEPKYGLAVVGVAHPSAIIATATARPGDQLVLTKPLGIGIITTGIKRQVISRETEEKVIALMATLNASAARAMREVGVHAATDVTGYGLLGHLRNMLVASRVSARVWLSRVPVLPEAWDLVRQDVVPGGTRNNHRYLSQFVTWHEAITPDAQLVLCDAQTSGGLLIAVAPDRTEALIGALQRAKTPAAAVIGEIAEGPPGTISVLP is encoded by the coding sequence ATGCTCAGTCACGGGGCCGGTTGAGCGTGTAAGCTGAGTCAGCAGGACCTGGTCGAGGTTCTGGCCACTCTCACCCCGGTGGAGGATCCCCGCGTGCTCATCGGAGCGGGCAGCTCCGACGATGTCGGCGTCTATCTGCTCAACGAGACAACCGCTCTGGTGCTGACGACCGATTTCTTCACACCGGTGGTGGATGACCCCTATGCCTTCGGCGCGATTGCTGTTGCGAACTCGCTGAGCGATCTCTATGCGAAAGGGGTTGATCCGCTGGTGGCCCTCAATCTCGTCGGATTTCCCTCGAAGAAGCTGCCCCTGCGCATCCTGAGTGAGATTTTGCGCGGCGGAGCCGACAAAGCGCGGGAGGCCGGCGTGCCCATTCTGGGCGGTCATACCGTTGATGATGTGGAACCGAAATACGGACTGGCCGTTGTCGGCGTCGCCCACCCCTCGGCCATCATTGCCACGGCGACGGCGCGGCCCGGCGATCAGCTCGTGTTGACAAAACCGCTCGGCATCGGAATCATCACGACCGGAATTAAGCGTCAGGTCATCAGCCGGGAAACCGAGGAGAAAGTCATCGCGCTCATGGCGACGCTCAACGCTTCCGCGGCTCGGGCGATGCGAGAGGTAGGCGTTCACGCCGCCACCGACGTCACCGGCTACGGTCTCCTCGGCCATCTGCGTAACATGCTCGTGGCCAGCCGGGTGAGCGCACGCGTCTGGCTCTCGCGCGTGCCCGTTTTGCCTGAGGCCTGGGACCTCGTCCGCCAGGACGTCGTTCCCGGCGGCACACGAAACAATCATCGTTACCTCAGCCAGTTCGTCACCTGGCATGAAGCCATCACCCCTGACGCTCAGCTCGTCCTGTGCGATGCCCAAACCTCTGGTGGTCTGCTCATTGCGGTGGCGCCGGATCGAACCGAAGCGCTGATCGGTGCCCTCCAGCGAGCGAAAACGCCGGCTGCCGCCGTCATTGGAGAGATTGCGGAGGGGCCTCCGGGAACGATTTCCGTCCTCCCCTGA